In one Aeromicrobium erythreum genomic region, the following are encoded:
- the treY gene encoding malto-oligosyltrehalose synthase, with product MSAPSSTYRLQLRPGFGFAEAQALVPYLRDLGVGAVYVSPVLDATPGSTHGYDVTDPTQARPELGGPEGWDAFTATVREAGLGLVVDVVPNHMSVEVPRTNPWWWSVLAEGKASPWAGHFDVDWSRGRVLVPVLGDDADVAELALDGDELTYYDHRFPIDAGTLADPSFASMTPQQVHDRQHYELVGWRRGGSELNYRRFFDITTLAAVRVEDPDVFDDTHREVLRWVEEGRVTGLRIDHPDGLSDPGAYLRRLHEAAPDAWLVVEKILHPGEELPTTWPVDGTTGYDAMREVAGVLLDPAGEAPWQALTERLGAPADYAAVEEDARRMVTQKVLVAEVRRIAALVRDVHEDAARTAVAETMVAFGVYRSYLPEAGREAWDAAIERARTRRPDVDPAIRALDVQVTEEASGELATRIQQTSGMVVAKGTEDTTFYRFTRFAALNEVGGSPDVWGVDVDGFHALAAAREADHPTAMTALTTHDTKRSEDTRARMLVLAELGEEVTSTVADWSARCGIDEPALDLLAWQTLLGAWPISDERLSDYLLKAARESKLRTTWTETDEAFEESVAAWPARVRTELGQEVQALVGRVQASGWTVSLSQKLLQLAGPGVPDVYQGTEGWDFSLVDPDNRRAVDHEAFRTLLRRLDDGWLPHVDASGAAKTSIVRRVLTLRRDRPELFRGYTPLAASGEAADHALAFGRSDDLVAVATRLPVGLERRGGWGDTTLPLGPGTWTDALTGEGLDGGDVRLADLLATYPVALLTR from the coding sequence GTGAGCGCGCCCAGCTCGACCTACCGCCTGCAGCTGCGGCCGGGGTTCGGCTTCGCCGAGGCGCAGGCGCTCGTGCCCTACCTGCGCGACCTCGGGGTTGGCGCGGTGTACGTCTCCCCCGTGCTCGACGCGACGCCGGGCTCGACGCACGGCTACGACGTCACCGACCCCACGCAGGCCCGTCCCGAGCTGGGCGGTCCGGAGGGCTGGGACGCGTTCACGGCGACGGTGCGCGAGGCGGGGCTCGGCCTCGTCGTCGACGTCGTGCCGAACCACATGTCGGTCGAGGTGCCCCGCACGAACCCCTGGTGGTGGTCGGTGCTGGCCGAGGGCAAGGCGTCGCCGTGGGCGGGCCACTTCGACGTCGACTGGTCGCGCGGGCGCGTGCTGGTGCCGGTGCTCGGTGACGACGCCGACGTCGCCGAGCTGGCCCTCGACGGCGACGAGCTCACGTACTACGACCACCGCTTCCCGATCGACGCCGGCACGCTGGCCGACCCGTCGTTCGCCTCGATGACGCCGCAGCAGGTGCACGACCGTCAGCACTACGAGCTGGTCGGCTGGCGGCGAGGCGGGTCGGAGCTGAACTACCGACGCTTCTTCGACATCACGACGCTCGCCGCCGTGCGGGTCGAGGACCCCGACGTCTTCGACGACACGCACCGAGAGGTGCTGCGCTGGGTCGAGGAAGGGCGGGTCACGGGTCTGCGCATCGACCACCCCGACGGGCTCTCCGACCCGGGCGCCTACCTGCGGCGGCTGCACGAGGCCGCCCCCGACGCGTGGCTGGTGGTCGAGAAGATCCTGCACCCGGGCGAGGAGCTGCCGACGACCTGGCCCGTCGACGGCACCACCGGCTACGACGCGATGCGCGAGGTCGCCGGCGTGCTGCTCGACCCGGCCGGCGAGGCACCTTGGCAGGCGCTCACCGAGCGGCTCGGCGCGCCCGCCGACTACGCGGCGGTCGAGGAGGACGCCCGACGCATGGTCACCCAGAAGGTGCTCGTGGCCGAGGTGCGTCGTATCGCCGCCTTGGTGCGCGACGTCCACGAGGACGCCGCGCGGACCGCCGTGGCCGAGACGATGGTCGCGTTCGGCGTGTACCGGTCCTACCTCCCCGAGGCGGGACGCGAGGCCTGGGACGCGGCGATCGAGCGCGCCCGCACGCGTCGGCCCGACGTCGACCCGGCCATCCGTGCCCTCGACGTGCAGGTGACCGAGGAAGCGAGCGGCGAGCTCGCCACCCGCATCCAGCAGACGTCGGGGATGGTCGTCGCCAAGGGGACCGAGGACACCACCTTCTACCGCTTCACCCGCTTCGCGGCGCTCAACGAGGTCGGCGGCTCCCCGGACGTCTGGGGCGTCGACGTCGACGGGTTCCACGCGCTGGCCGCGGCGCGCGAGGCCGACCACCCGACGGCCATGACCGCCCTGACGACGCACGACACGAAGCGCTCCGAGGACACCCGCGCGCGCATGCTGGTGCTCGCCGAGCTCGGCGAGGAGGTCACGTCGACGGTCGCGGACTGGTCGGCGCGCTGCGGCATCGACGAGCCCGCGCTCGACCTGCTCGCGTGGCAGACGCTGCTCGGCGCCTGGCCGATCAGCGACGAGCGGCTGTCGGACTACCTGCTGAAGGCCGCCCGCGAGTCGAAGCTCCGGACCACGTGGACCGAGACCGACGAGGCGTTCGAGGAGTCCGTCGCGGCGTGGCCGGCGCGGGTCCGCACCGAGCTCGGCCAGGAGGTGCAGGCGCTGGTCGGGCGGGTCCAGGCGTCCGGCTGGACGGTGTCGCTGTCGCAGAAGCTGCTGCAGCTGGCCGGCCCGGGCGTCCCCGACGTCTACCAGGGCACGGAGGGGTGGGACTTCTCGCTGGTCGACCCCGACAACCGTCGCGCCGTCGACCACGAGGCGTTCCGCACCCTGCTGCGTCGCCTCGACGACGGCTGGCTGCCGCACGTCGACGCGTCGGGTGCCGCGAAGACGTCGATCGTGCGTCGGGTGCTGACCCTGCGTCGCGACCGGCCAGAGCTGTTCCGCGGGTACACGCCGCTGGCGGCGTCGGGCGAGGCCGCCGACCACGCGCTGGCGTTCGGTCGCAGCGACGACCTGGTGGCCGTCGCGACCCGTCTCCCGGTCGGGCTCGAGCGCCGCGGCGGCTGGGGCGACACCACCCTCCCGCTCGGCCCCGGGACGTGGACCGACGCCCTCACCGGCGAGGGGCTCGACGGCGGCGACGTCCGGCTCGCTGACCTCCTCGCCACCTACCCCGTCGCCCTCCTCACCCGCTGA
- a CDS encoding glycoside hydrolase family 65 protein, which yields MSPLDQPTEPVDEDRGLGPSHEAPPVRDFLDRSRWPADEWRLTERRYDAGDLGLTETLFAVGNGYLGLRGNVEEGRDSHTHGTFVNGFHETWPIQHAEEAFGFARVGQTIVNAPDAKIIRLYVDDEPLLLSVADLHEYERSLDLRDGVLRRRLLWRTPSGKRVLVESTRMVSLEQKHLAVMTFEVTLLDDPAPVAISSQILNRQDGEDEYHVRHKAMGEGSDPRKAEQLTRRVLEPQTNEGDSDTGRVALGFRCAESGMTLGVMADHDIVTENEFTSRVVTGDDLAKTTYRVAAQPGVPVRLTKTVAYHTSRGVPSRELLDRCRRTLDRARDLGVPELRAEQRTWLDAFWARADVEVPGQPEVQQAIRWNLFSIMQAAARAEGQGIPAKGVTGSGYGGHYFWDTEVYVMPFLTYTTPRAARNALRFRYSLLDAARRRAGQLAQKGALFPWRTINGEEASAYYAAGTAQYHIDADIAYALSQYVGATGDVEFLDREGIDVFVETARLWADLGFWRSEEGSTFHIHGVTGPDEYTTVVNDNLYTNVMARFNLRRAAEAVRTLQHSNPTAYADAKARLSLTDEEVEEWGRAARNMSIPFDEHLGIHPQDSHFLEREMWDLDHTPLDKRPLLLNYHPLVIYRFQVLKQADVVLALFLQGEDFTPEQKRADFEYYDPITTGDSTLSAVVQSIIASEVGYHDLAYRYFLSALFVDLADRHGNTSDGVHVASTGGVWSAVAAGFGGFRDLGAGQWTMDPRLPDDWESLTYRLTLRGTRVRVTVRPDELELVVEDGQGHLAFEVRGAEVVVGPDAPVTVPLDGQGPRLEGEPPSPIGTRRSDGTIISAIVPGA from the coding sequence ATGTCGCCGCTGGACCAGCCCACCGAGCCCGTCGACGAGGACCGTGGCCTCGGACCGTCGCACGAGGCGCCGCCCGTGCGCGACTTCCTCGACCGCTCGCGCTGGCCCGCCGACGAGTGGCGGCTCACCGAGCGTCGCTACGACGCCGGCGACCTCGGCCTCACCGAGACGCTGTTCGCCGTCGGCAACGGCTACCTCGGGCTGCGCGGCAACGTCGAGGAGGGCCGCGACTCCCACACGCACGGCACCTTCGTGAACGGCTTCCACGAGACGTGGCCCATCCAGCACGCCGAGGAGGCCTTCGGGTTCGCGCGCGTCGGTCAGACGATCGTCAACGCCCCGGACGCGAAGATCATCCGGCTCTACGTCGACGACGAGCCGCTGCTGCTCTCGGTCGCCGACCTGCACGAGTACGAGCGCTCGCTCGACCTGCGCGACGGCGTGCTCCGACGTCGGCTGCTGTGGCGCACCCCATCGGGCAAGCGGGTGCTGGTGGAGTCGACGCGCATGGTCAGCCTCGAGCAGAAGCACCTCGCGGTGATGACGTTCGAGGTGACGCTGCTCGACGACCCCGCCCCCGTGGCGATCTCCTCGCAGATCCTCAACCGTCAGGACGGCGAGGACGAGTACCACGTCCGGCACAAGGCCATGGGCGAGGGCAGCGACCCGCGCAAGGCCGAGCAGCTCACCCGTCGGGTGCTGGAGCCGCAGACGAACGAGGGCGACAGCGACACCGGCCGGGTCGCGCTCGGCTTCCGGTGCGCCGAGAGCGGCATGACGCTCGGCGTGATGGCCGACCACGACATCGTCACCGAGAACGAGTTCACCAGCCGGGTCGTCACCGGCGACGACCTCGCGAAGACCACGTACCGGGTCGCCGCGCAGCCCGGCGTCCCCGTCCGGCTGACCAAGACGGTCGCGTACCACACGTCGCGCGGCGTGCCGTCGCGCGAGCTGCTCGACCGCTGCCGTCGCACGCTCGACCGCGCCCGCGACCTCGGCGTGCCCGAGCTGCGCGCCGAGCAGCGCACGTGGCTCGACGCGTTCTGGGCGCGCGCCGACGTCGAGGTGCCCGGTCAGCCGGAGGTGCAGCAGGCGATCCGCTGGAACCTGTTCTCGATCATGCAGGCCGCGGCCCGCGCGGAGGGCCAGGGCATCCCGGCCAAGGGCGTCACCGGCTCCGGCTACGGCGGCCACTACTTCTGGGACACCGAGGTCTACGTCATGCCGTTCCTGACGTACACCACGCCGCGGGCCGCGCGGAACGCGCTGCGCTTCCGCTACTCGCTGCTCGACGCGGCCCGCCGCCGTGCCGGCCAGCTCGCGCAGAAGGGCGCGCTGTTCCCCTGGCGCACCATCAACGGCGAGGAGGCGTCGGCGTACTACGCGGCCGGCACCGCGCAGTACCACATCGACGCCGACATCGCGTACGCGCTGAGCCAGTACGTCGGGGCCACGGGCGACGTCGAGTTCCTCGACCGCGAGGGCATCGACGTGTTCGTGGAGACCGCCCGCCTGTGGGCCGACCTCGGCTTCTGGCGCAGCGAGGAGGGCAGCACCTTCCACATCCACGGCGTCACGGGGCCGGACGAGTACACGACGGTCGTGAACGACAACCTGTACACGAACGTCATGGCGCGCTTCAACCTGCGCCGCGCGGCCGAGGCGGTGCGCACGCTGCAGCACTCGAATCCCACGGCGTACGCCGACGCGAAGGCGCGCCTCTCGCTCACCGACGAGGAGGTCGAGGAGTGGGGTCGCGCGGCCCGCAACATGAGCATCCCGTTCGACGAGCACCTCGGCATCCACCCGCAGGACTCGCACTTCCTCGAGCGCGAGATGTGGGACCTCGACCACACGCCGCTCGACAAGCGTCCCCTCCTGCTGAACTACCACCCGCTCGTCATCTATCGGTTCCAGGTGCTGAAGCAGGCCGACGTCGTGCTGGCGCTGTTCCTGCAGGGCGAGGACTTCACGCCCGAGCAGAAGCGCGCCGACTTCGAGTACTACGACCCGATCACCACGGGCGACTCGACGCTGTCGGCGGTCGTGCAGTCGATCATCGCCTCCGAGGTCGGCTACCACGACCTCGCGTACCGCTACTTCCTGTCGGCGCTGTTCGTCGACCTCGCCGACCGGCACGGGAACACGTCCGACGGCGTGCACGTCGCGTCGACCGGCGGGGTGTGGAGCGCCGTGGCCGCCGGGTTCGGCGGCTTCCGCGACCTCGGCGCCGGGCAGTGGACGATGGACCCCCGCCTGCCCGACGACTGGGAGTCGCTCACCTACCGGCTCACGCTGCGCGGCACCCGCGTGCGCGTGACCGTGCGCCCCGACGAGCTCGAGCTCGTGGTGGAGGACGGCCAGGGCCACCTGGCCTTCGAGGTGCGGGGCGCCGAGGTCGTGGTCGGGCCCGACGCGCCCGTCACCGTGCCGCTGGACGGCCAGGGTCCGCGCCTCGAGGGCGAGCCGCCCAGCCCGATCGGCACCCGCCGCTCCGACGGCACGATCATCTCCGCCATCGTCCCCGGCGCCTGA
- a CDS encoding HAD family hydrolase, translated as MDWSDYDAALFDLDGVITPTAEVHRRAWDQMFNDVLSERGVKEPYTDADYYRYVDGKPRYDGVRSFLESRGIELPEGTPDDAPEEETVGGLGNRKNVLFEEILDRDGVQAYPGSVALLDALAERGTRVAVVSSSRNAPKVLRAAGLIERFPIIVDGAVAADRQLAGKPAPDTYLFAGQQLDVEPSRAVVLEDATSGVAAGRAGRFGLVVGVDRGAGADALREHGADVVVDDLQELV; from the coding sequence GTGGACTGGAGCGACTACGACGCGGCCCTCTTCGACCTCGACGGCGTGATCACGCCGACCGCCGAGGTGCACCGGCGCGCCTGGGACCAGATGTTCAACGACGTGCTGAGCGAGCGCGGTGTCAAGGAGCCGTACACCGACGCCGACTACTACCGCTACGTCGACGGCAAGCCGCGCTACGACGGCGTCCGCTCCTTCCTGGAGTCGCGCGGCATCGAGCTGCCCGAGGGCACGCCCGACGACGCGCCCGAGGAGGAGACGGTCGGCGGGCTCGGCAACCGCAAGAACGTCCTCTTCGAGGAGATCCTCGACCGCGACGGCGTCCAGGCCTACCCCGGCTCCGTCGCCCTGCTCGACGCACTCGCCGAGCGCGGCACGCGCGTGGCCGTCGTCTCCAGCTCGCGCAACGCCCCGAAGGTCCTGCGCGCCGCCGGTCTCATCGAGCGGTTCCCGATCATCGTCGACGGCGCCGTCGCCGCCGACCGGCAGCTGGCGGGCAAGCCGGCACCCGACACCTACCTGTTCGCCGGGCAACAGCTCGACGTCGAGCCGTCGCGGGCCGTGGTGCTCGAGGACGCTACGTCGGGCGTGGCGGCGGGTCGGGCCGGACGCTTCGGTCTCGTCGTCGGGGTCGACCGCGGGGCGGGCGCCGACGCGCTGCGCGAGCACGGCGCCGACGTCGTCGTCGACGACCTGCAGGAGCTCGTCTGA
- the malQ gene encoding 4-alpha-glucanotransferase encodes MAFPDDDLAALAAAHGVAVSYEGSDRSPVDVDPDVVVAVLSELGVDASTPESVASALDAVRSTRSPVPGTVAVVQGQARDLGVRGRVELEDGTTLDVDGTLPADLPLGWHRLVTDDRDEVTVVVAPARLPEVPRTWGWMLQLYSVHSSGSWQMGDLADLAELARRAATEQGAGVLLVNPVQAFVPSTPLVRSPYSPSSRRFASPLYLRVTDVAAFAAADDATREEVLGLAPDPEPADDLLDHDAVWDAKRQALELLRPFAAPDEDPDLEAEPDLAAFATFSALAERHGADWREWPEELRDPTSDAVARSRADLADRVAFHAWLQHLCREQLDTARDAAHDAGMAVGLVHDLPVGVHPGGADAWALQDVFASDVRVGCPADAFNPLGQDWGLPPWRPDRLLETGYAPFRDVVRSVLRHGDGIRVDHVAGLWRLWWIPPGEPAHRGAYVHYDADVMLAVLLLEATRAGAVVVGEDLGTVEDIVTTTMHERGLLSSAVLWFERDWDAPGQPHVPPRAWEPETMASISTHDLPTVEGWLRDERIRVQADLDLLGEPVEDALATAASDREALLALLREEGIDTDDLLVALHAVIAPAASRLVLSSPADAVGQVRQPNLPGTVDEYPNWRVRLPVDLDAFFDHDRVRAAVAPLRAARPTP; translated from the coding sequence ATGGCCTTCCCCGACGACGATCTCGCCGCCCTCGCCGCGGCCCACGGTGTCGCCGTGTCCTACGAGGGGTCCGACCGCAGCCCGGTCGACGTCGACCCCGACGTGGTCGTCGCGGTGCTGTCCGAGCTCGGTGTCGACGCGAGCACGCCGGAGTCGGTCGCGAGCGCCCTGGACGCCGTCCGGTCGACCCGCTCGCCCGTGCCCGGCACGGTGGCCGTGGTGCAGGGCCAGGCGCGCGACCTCGGCGTGCGCGGTCGGGTGGAGCTGGAGGACGGCACCACCCTCGACGTCGACGGCACGCTGCCGGCCGACCTGCCCCTGGGCTGGCACCGCCTCGTCACCGACGACCGCGACGAGGTCACGGTCGTCGTGGCGCCGGCGCGGCTGCCGGAGGTGCCGCGGACCTGGGGCTGGATGCTGCAGCTGTACTCCGTCCACTCGTCGGGCTCGTGGCAGATGGGCGACCTCGCCGACCTCGCCGAGCTGGCCCGGCGCGCCGCGACCGAGCAGGGCGCGGGGGTCCTGCTCGTCAATCCCGTGCAGGCGTTCGTGCCGTCGACGCCGCTCGTCCGCTCGCCGTACTCGCCGTCGAGCCGACGCTTCGCGAGCCCGCTCTACCTGCGCGTCACCGACGTGGCCGCCTTCGCCGCCGCCGACGACGCCACCCGCGAGGAGGTGCTGGGGCTCGCGCCCGACCCTGAGCCGGCCGACGACCTGCTCGACCACGACGCCGTGTGGGACGCCAAGCGCCAGGCGCTCGAGCTGCTGCGACCCTTCGCCGCGCCCGACGAGGACCCCGACCTCGAGGCCGAGCCCGACCTCGCCGCGTTCGCGACGTTCTCCGCCCTCGCCGAGCGGCACGGAGCCGACTGGCGCGAGTGGCCGGAGGAGCTGCGCGACCCGACGTCGGACGCCGTGGCACGCAGCCGCGCCGACCTCGCCGACCGCGTTGCGTTCCACGCGTGGCTGCAGCACCTGTGCCGCGAGCAGCTCGACACCGCCCGCGACGCCGCGCACGACGCCGGCATGGCCGTCGGCCTCGTCCACGACCTGCCCGTGGGCGTGCACCCGGGCGGCGCCGACGCGTGGGCGCTGCAGGACGTGTTCGCCTCCGACGTCCGCGTGGGCTGCCCCGCCGACGCGTTCAACCCGCTCGGCCAGGACTGGGGCCTGCCGCCCTGGCGGCCCGACCGCCTGCTCGAGACGGGCTACGCCCCGTTCCGCGACGTGGTGCGCAGCGTGCTGCGCCACGGCGACGGCATCCGCGTCGACCACGTCGCCGGTCTGTGGCGGCTCTGGTGGATCCCGCCGGGTGAGCCGGCCCACCGAGGCGCCTACGTGCACTACGACGCCGACGTGATGCTCGCGGTGCTGCTGCTCGAGGCCACCCGCGCCGGCGCGGTCGTGGTCGGCGAGGACCTCGGGACCGTCGAGGACATCGTCACGACGACCATGCACGAGCGCGGGCTGCTCAGCTCGGCCGTGCTCTGGTTCGAGCGCGACTGGGACGCGCCCGGACAGCCGCACGTCCCGCCCCGCGCGTGGGAGCCGGAGACGATGGCGAGCATCAGCACGCACGACCTCCCGACCGTCGAGGGGTGGCTGCGCGACGAGCGCATCCGCGTGCAGGCTGACCTCGACCTCCTCGGCGAGCCCGTCGAGGACGCGCTCGCCACCGCCGCGTCCGACCGCGAGGCGCTGCTCGCGCTGCTGCGCGAGGAGGGCATCGACACCGACGACCTGCTCGTCGCGCTGCACGCCGTCATCGCACCGGCCGCCTCGCGGCTCGTGCTCAGCTCGCCCGCCGACGCCGTGGGTCAGGTGCGCCAGCCGAACCTGCCCGGCACGGTCGACGAGTACCCGAACTGGCGGGTGCGCCTGCCCGTCGACCTCGACGCGTTCTTCGACCACGACCGGGTACGGGCAGCGGTGGCGCCCCTGCGAGCCGCCCGGCCGACCCCCTGA
- the glgX gene encoding glycogen debranching protein GlgX, whose protein sequence is MRTWPGSPYPLGATYDGTGTNFALFSEVAEHVELCLFDESGTETRVRLEEVDGFVHHGFLPGIGPGQRYGYRVHGPWDPEQGLRCNPQKLLIDPYAKAVQGQPDWDPSLFAYEMGSPEEPNDDDSAGHVPFSLVVDPYFDWADDRLPRHPYHETIVYEAHVRGLTMTHPDVPEELRGTYAALAHPAIVEHLTGLGVTAIELLPVHQFVTDHYLVEKDLTNYWGYNTIGFFAPHDAYASHPGRQVQEFKGMVRELHAAGIEVILDVVYNHTAEGNHLGPTLSMRGIDNQAYYRLVEDDPQHYMDYTGTGNSLNVRHPSPLQLIMDSLRYWVTEMHVDGFRFDLAATLAREFYDVDKLATFFELVQQDPVVSQVKLIAEPWDVGPGGYQVGNFPPLWTEWNGLYRDTVRDFWRGEPATLGEFASRISGSSDLYQDTGRRPYASINFVTAHDGFTLDDLVSYEQKHNDANGEDGRDGADDNRSWNCGVEGPTDDPEVLDLRRRQRRNFLATLLLSQGVPMVLHGDELGRSQGGNNNVYCQDNETSWIDWDLDEHEHALLGFTSALAAFRTAHPVFRRRRFFQGKPVRKADELRDIAWFTPAGEEMTDENWDDDFGRAVAVFLNGRAIDERDERGERVVDDSFLLAFNAHHEDITFTVPDGEYASTWALVVDTASGTVAEPGDELVAGGATLDVTARSLVVLQRVES, encoded by the coding sequence GTGCGCACCTGGCCCGGATCGCCCTACCCGCTCGGCGCCACGTACGACGGCACCGGCACCAACTTCGCCCTGTTCTCCGAGGTCGCCGAGCACGTGGAGCTCTGCCTCTTCGACGAGTCCGGCACCGAGACCCGCGTCCGCCTGGAGGAGGTCGACGGCTTCGTGCACCACGGGTTCCTGCCCGGCATCGGCCCGGGCCAGCGCTACGGCTACCGGGTGCACGGCCCCTGGGACCCCGAGCAGGGCCTGCGCTGCAATCCGCAGAAGCTGCTCATCGACCCCTACGCCAAGGCCGTCCAGGGCCAGCCCGACTGGGACCCGTCCCTCTTCGCCTACGAGATGGGCTCGCCCGAGGAGCCGAACGACGACGACTCCGCGGGCCACGTGCCGTTCTCGCTCGTCGTCGACCCGTACTTCGACTGGGCCGACGACCGGCTGCCGCGCCACCCGTACCACGAGACGATCGTGTACGAGGCGCACGTGCGGGGCCTGACGATGACGCACCCCGACGTCCCCGAGGAGCTGCGCGGCACCTACGCCGCCCTCGCGCACCCGGCGATCGTCGAGCACCTGACCGGCCTCGGGGTGACGGCGATCGAGCTGCTCCCGGTGCACCAGTTCGTCACCGACCACTACCTCGTAGAGAAGGACCTGACGAACTACTGGGGCTACAACACGATCGGCTTCTTCGCCCCGCACGACGCCTACGCCTCCCACCCCGGGCGTCAGGTGCAGGAGTTCAAGGGCATGGTGCGCGAGCTCCACGCGGCCGGCATCGAGGTCATCCTCGACGTCGTCTACAACCACACGGCGGAGGGCAACCACCTCGGCCCGACGCTCTCGATGCGCGGCATCGACAACCAGGCGTACTACCGGCTCGTCGAGGACGACCCGCAGCACTACATGGACTACACGGGCACCGGCAACTCGCTGAACGTGCGCCACCCCAGCCCGCTGCAGCTCATCATGGACTCGCTGCGCTACTGGGTGACCGAGATGCACGTCGACGGGTTCCGCTTCGACCTTGCCGCCACGCTCGCCCGCGAGTTCTACGACGTCGACAAGCTCGCGACCTTCTTCGAGCTCGTGCAGCAGGACCCGGTGGTCAGCCAGGTCAAGCTCATCGCCGAGCCGTGGGACGTCGGCCCGGGCGGCTACCAGGTGGGCAACTTCCCGCCGCTCTGGACCGAGTGGAACGGCCTGTACCGCGACACCGTGCGCGACTTCTGGCGCGGCGAGCCGGCGACGCTCGGCGAGTTCGCGTCGCGCATCAGCGGCTCGTCCGACCTGTACCAGGACACCGGCCGCCGGCCCTACGCGTCGATCAACTTCGTCACGGCGCACGACGGGTTCACGCTCGACGACCTCGTCTCCTACGAGCAGAAGCACAACGACGCGAACGGCGAGGACGGCCGCGACGGCGCCGACGACAACCGCTCGTGGAACTGCGGCGTCGAGGGCCCGACCGACGATCCCGAGGTGCTCGACCTGCGCCGGCGCCAGCGTCGCAACTTCCTGGCCACGCTGCTGCTCTCGCAGGGCGTGCCGATGGTGCTGCACGGCGACGAGCTCGGCCGGTCGCAGGGCGGCAACAACAACGTCTACTGCCAGGACAACGAGACGTCCTGGATCGACTGGGACCTCGACGAGCACGAGCACGCCCTGCTCGGGTTCACGTCGGCGCTCGCCGCGTTCCGCACGGCGCACCCCGTGTTCCGCCGGCGTCGCTTCTTCCAGGGCAAGCCGGTCCGCAAGGCCGACGAGCTGCGCGACATCGCGTGGTTCACGCCGGCCGGGGAGGAGATGACCGACGAGAACTGGGACGACGACTTCGGCCGCGCGGTCGCCGTGTTCCTCAACGGCCGGGCGATCGACGAGCGCGACGAGCGCGGTGAGCGGGTCGTCGACGACTCCTTCCTGCTCGCCTTCAACGCCCACCACGAGGACATCACGTTCACCGTCCCCGACGGCGAGTACGCGAGCACGTGGGCCCTCGTCGTCGACACGGCGAGCGGCACGGTCGCCGAGCCGGGCGACGAGCTCGTGGCCGGCGGCGCGACGCTCGACGTGACGGCCCGCTCGCTCGTGGTGCTGCAGCGGGTCGAGTCGTGA